One window of Hujiaoplasma nucleasis genomic DNA carries:
- a CDS encoding ABC transporter ATP-binding protein produces the protein MAKMNKDFDEIINREMTDTQIIKRLLTYVKPYLRPVIISFILVVIIVGLDLVGPYFVSIVLDELSLSDINGLKIILIVIAYLLTLSLLAFLTYKQQIMLQVTGQKIIYNIRRDVFNHMETLSISQFNRVPIGKLVTRVTTDIDRLNMLYTDVVVSVFKDILMVFGVFIFMSFLAPKLTLWLLGLVPLIFIASYVFRKFARKAYRKVRKNVSNINAFLSEHLSGMKLIQIFNREDKKYNEFKGKNNILRRAYYQEILTFSLYRPFMYMLYVLGLILILWQGTGFVIEGYISAGILFAFTQYVNRFFQPIQNLAAQFNVLQEAFTSGERIFEILDTVPEVQDENDVIELEKVKGKIEFKNVWFAYNEGEWVLKDVSFVVQPNQTMALVGATGSGKTTIISLVVRNYDIQKGQILIDDIDIKKIKISSLREKIGQMLQDVFLFSGTIESNIRLRDETITDRDVLSASKYVNADYFIQKLPDKYDELVRERGNNFSSGQRQLLSFARTIVHHPQIMILDEATANIDTETEMLIQESLKKIMNIGTMIIVAHRLSTIQHADNIIVMQKGKIIEQGNHQELLKAKGHYYQLYRLQYDKKVEE, from the coding sequence ATGGCGAAAATGAATAAAGATTTCGATGAAATCATCAATCGTGAAATGACTGATACGCAGATTATCAAACGATTATTAACCTATGTTAAACCATATTTAAGACCTGTTATTATTTCATTTATTTTAGTTGTTATTATTGTTGGATTAGATTTAGTTGGACCTTATTTTGTATCAATAGTCTTGGATGAATTATCATTATCTGATATCAATGGGCTAAAAATCATTCTAATTGTTATTGCATATTTACTTACATTATCTTTATTGGCTTTTTTGACTTATAAGCAACAAATTATGTTGCAAGTTACAGGCCAAAAGATTATTTATAATATTAGACGAGATGTCTTCAATCATATGGAAACATTATCTATCTCTCAATTTAATCGAGTACCTATCGGTAAATTAGTGACGCGTGTTACAACAGATATTGATAGACTAAATATGCTTTATACTGATGTGGTTGTTTCAGTATTTAAGGATATATTAATGGTCTTTGGGGTTTTCATTTTTATGTCGTTTTTAGCACCAAAGTTAACGCTATGGCTATTGGGATTAGTTCCATTAATTTTCATCGCTTCATATGTCTTTAGAAAATTTGCGCGAAAAGCTTATCGTAAAGTAAGAAAAAATGTTTCAAATATTAATGCATTTTTATCTGAACATTTATCTGGTATGAAGTTGATTCAAATTTTTAATAGAGAAGACAAAAAATATAATGAGTTTAAAGGTAAAAACAATATTTTAAGAAGAGCTTATTATCAAGAAATATTAACTTTTAGTTTGTATAGGCCATTTATGTATATGTTGTATGTATTAGGCTTGATTCTAATCTTATGGCAAGGTACAGGTTTTGTTATAGAAGGTTATATTAGTGCTGGTATTTTATTTGCTTTTACTCAATATGTAAATCGATTCTTCCAGCCAATTCAAAATTTAGCTGCTCAATTTAATGTTTTGCAAGAAGCTTTTACTTCCGGTGAAAGAATATTTGAAATTCTTGATACTGTACCTGAAGTACAAGACGAGAATGATGTTATTGAATTAGAAAAAGTCAAGGGTAAAATAGAATTTAAAAATGTATGGTTTGCTTATAACGAAGGTGAATGGGTTTTAAAAGATGTTTCATTCGTTGTTCAACCAAATCAAACAATGGCTTTGGTTGGAGCAACAGGATCAGGAAAAACAACAATCATTTCATTAGTTGTTAGAAATTACGATATCCAAAAAGGTCAAATTTTAATTGACGATATTGACATAAAAAAAATTAAAATTTCAAGTTTAAGAGAAAAAATTGGTCAAATGCTTCAAGATGTTTTCTTATTTTCGGGTACAATTGAGTCCAATATTCGTTTAAGAGATGAGACCATCACTGATAGAGATGTTTTATCGGCTTCTAAATATGTTAATGCCGATTATTTTATTCAAAAATTGCCAGATAAGTATGATGAATTGGTAAGAGAAAGAGGCAATAATTTTTCTTCTGGGCAAAGACAATTATTGTCTTTTGCTAGGACGATTGTCCATCATCCACAAATAATGATTTTAGATGAAGCCACCGCTAATATAGATACTGAGACAGAAATGTTAATTCAAGAATCATTAAAGAAAATTATGAATATAGGTACTATGATTATCGTAGCCCATAGATTATCAACAATCCAACACGCGGACAATATCATAGTCATGCAAAAAGGTAAGATAATCGAACAAGGAAATCATCAGGAATTACTTAAAGCTAAAGGACATTATTATCAGTTGTATCGTTTGCAATATGATAAAAAAGTTGAAGAATAA